From Meles meles chromosome 5, mMelMel3.1 paternal haplotype, whole genome shotgun sequence, one genomic window encodes:
- the LOC123942000 gene encoding LOW QUALITY PROTEIN: growth/differentiation factor 9-like (The sequence of the model RefSeq protein was modified relative to this genomic sequence to represent the inferred CDS: deleted 1 base in 1 codon) — translation MKRLYKAYATKEGIPKSNRSPFYNTVRLFTSCAQHKQAPGDQATGSVPSVDLLFNLDRVTAVENLLKSVLLYTFSNSISFPSAVKCVCNLVIKEPQFSSRTPRRAQSSFNFNLQFEFKKKYRWFEVDVTTPLRPLVASNKRSIHMSVNLTCERGQQQDSSAQDKPFNVTLLVPPSLLLYLNDTSAQAYHGWYSLHYQRRPSQRADQNGGLSVCSKGEGSAEGVRSSHHRRGRETVSLALNKPLVPASLNLSEYFKQFLFPQHECELHDFRLVSFSQLKWDNWIVAPHRYNPRYCKGECPRAVGYRYGSPVHTMVQNIIHEKLDSSVPRPSCVPAKYSPLSVLTIEPDGSIAYKEYEDMIATQCTCR, via the exons ATGAAGAGGCTCTATAAGGCATATGCTACCAAGGAGGGAATCCCTAAATCCAACAGAAGTCCTTTCTACAACACTGTTCGGCTCTTCACATCCTGTGCCCAGCACAAGCAGGCTCCTGGGGACCAGGCAACAGGATCCGTTCCATCAGTGGATCTGCTGTTTAACCTGGATCGTGTTACTGCCGTTGAAAACTTACTGAAGTCAGTCTTGCTCTATACTTTCAGCAACtccatttcttttccctctgctgttaAATGTGTGTGCAACCTGGTGATCAAAGAGCCACAGTTTTCTAGCAGGACCCCCCGTAGAGCTCAGTCCTCATTTAACTTTAACTTACagtttgaatttaaaaagaaatacagatggttTGAGGTTGATGTGACCACTCCTCTTCGGCCTCTAGTGGCCTCCAACAAGAGAAGTATTCACATGTCTGTCAATTTAACCTGTGAGAGAGGCCAGCAGCAGGATTCTTCAGCCCAAGACAAACCATTTAACGTGACTCTTCTGGTGCCCCCCTCACTGCTTTTATACCTGAATGACACAAGTGCTCAGGCTTATCACGGGTGGTATTCCCTTCACTACCAACGGAGGCCTTCACAGCGTGCTGACCAGAACGGTGGTCTGTCTGTCTGCTCCAAGGGAGAAGGGTCGGCTGAGGGTGTAAGATCTTCCCATCACCGGAGAGGTCGGGAAACTGTCAGCTTGGCATTGAACAAGCCTCTGGTTCCAGCTTCTTTGAATCTGAGTGAGTACTTTAAACAGTTTCTCTTTCCCCAACACGAGTGCGAGCTGCATGACTTCAGGCTT GTTAGCTTCAGCCAACTGAAGTGGGACAACTGGATCGTGGCCCCGCACAGATACAACCCTCGATACTGCAAAGGGGAGTGTCCCAGGGCAGTTGGGTATCGGTATGGCTCACCAGTTCACACCATGGTGCAAAACATCATCCATGAGAAGCTCGACTCCTCGGTGCCAAGACCGTCATGTGTCCCTGCTAAATACAGCCCTCTCAGTGTTCTGACCATTGAGCCAGATGGCTCAATCGCTTACAAAGAATATGAAGACATGATAGCCACTCAGTGCACCTGTCGTTAA